One window of Chamaesiphon minutus PCC 6605 genomic DNA carries:
- a CDS encoding HAD-IA family hydrolase, whose translation MSALQALIFDVDGTLADTERDGHRIAFNQAFVNAGLDWDWSIELYGKLLAVTGGKERMRFYLDTYRPDVRMEDSTIADLHKAKNQYYAQLLERGGIPLRPGVKRLLTAARAANLRLAISTTTTPENVFALLANNIDSNWFEVIAAGDIVPKKKPASDIYDYVLEQMQLPAANCLAFEDSENGLISAMAAGLTTIVTINDYTQNHHFDRAKLVLSDLGEPDRPCQIIQGDTQGATYVDVSLLARLLAT comes from the coding sequence ATGAGCGCATTACAAGCACTAATTTTTGATGTCGATGGGACTTTGGCCGATACCGAGCGCGACGGGCATCGGATCGCTTTTAATCAAGCATTTGTCAATGCTGGACTAGACTGGGATTGGTCGATCGAATTATATGGCAAACTTTTGGCTGTGACTGGTGGCAAAGAGCGGATGCGCTTTTATCTCGATACTTATCGTCCCGATGTGCGGATGGAAGATAGTACGATCGCGGATCTCCATAAGGCCAAAAATCAATATTACGCCCAGTTATTAGAGCGCGGGGGCATTCCTCTTCGTCCTGGCGTTAAGCGGCTGTTGACGGCGGCTAGAGCGGCCAATCTGCGACTGGCGATCTCGACTACCACCACCCCAGAAAATGTCTTCGCGTTGCTGGCAAATAATATTGACTCTAACTGGTTTGAAGTTATTGCCGCAGGCGATATCGTCCCTAAGAAGAAACCCGCCTCCGATATCTATGACTACGTCTTGGAGCAGATGCAGTTACCAGCAGCCAATTGTCTGGCTTTTGAAGACTCCGAAAATGGTCTGATTTCGGCGATGGCTGCCGGACTGACGACGATCGTTACCATTAATGACTATACTCAAAACCATCATTTCGATCGCGCCAAGCTAGTCTTATCCGATCTTGGCGAACCCGATCGTCCTTGTCAAATTATCCAAGGGGATACTCAAGGTGCTACCTATGTCGATGTGTCACTGCTGGCTAGATTGCTGGCTACTTAA
- a CDS encoding NAD(P)H-quinone oxidoreductase subunit H, translated as MAQLETRTEPMVLNMGPHHPSMHGVMRLIVTLDGEDVVDCEPVIGYLHRGMEKIAENRTNIMFVPYVSRWDYAAGMFNEAITVNAVEKLANISVPKRASHIRVIMLELNRIANHLLWLGPFMADVGAQTPFFYIFREREMIYDLWEAATGYRMVNNNYFRVGGVAVDLPYGWIDKCSDFCEYFYPKVDEYERLITNNPIFRRRVEGVGTIDREEAINWGLSGPMLRASGVKWDLRKVDSYECYDDFDWDVHYETAGDCLARYFVRIREMRESVKIIRQAIAALPGGAYESLEAKRLAAGPKSEWDGMDYQYVSKKIAPTFKIPKGEHYVRVESGKGELGIFIMGDDNVFPWRWKIRAADFNNVQILPHLLRGVKVADIVTILGSVDIIMGSVDR; from the coding sequence ATGGCACAACTCGAAACTAGAACCGAACCGATGGTGCTGAACATGGGGCCGCACCACCCATCGATGCACGGGGTCATGCGGCTGATTGTCACCCTCGACGGTGAAGATGTTGTCGATTGCGAACCCGTGATCGGTTATCTACATCGCGGTATGGAAAAAATCGCCGAAAACCGCACCAATATCATGTTCGTGCCCTACGTCAGCCGTTGGGACTACGCCGCTGGGATGTTTAATGAAGCGATTACGGTAAATGCTGTCGAAAAACTCGCCAATATTTCTGTCCCCAAGCGTGCCAGCCATATTCGGGTAATTATGCTCGAACTCAACCGGATTGCCAATCATCTGCTGTGGCTTGGCCCATTTATGGCAGATGTCGGCGCGCAGACTCCTTTCTTCTATATCTTCCGCGAACGGGAGATGATCTACGATTTATGGGAAGCGGCAACAGGCTACCGGATGGTCAATAATAACTATTTCCGCGTTGGTGGGGTGGCTGTAGATCTACCTTATGGTTGGATCGACAAATGTAGCGATTTTTGTGAATACTTTTATCCCAAAGTGGATGAGTACGAACGATTAATTACTAATAATCCAATCTTCCGCCGTCGGGTCGAAGGCGTCGGTACCATCGATCGCGAAGAAGCGATTAATTGGGGCTTATCTGGCCCGATGTTGCGGGCTTCTGGCGTGAAGTGGGATCTGCGAAAAGTCGATAGCTACGAGTGTTATGACGACTTTGATTGGGATGTCCACTACGAGACGGCTGGCGATTGCCTAGCGCGCTATTTCGTGCGGATTCGCGAGATGCGGGAGTCGGTGAAAATTATCCGTCAAGCCATTGCAGCTTTACCAGGTGGTGCGTATGAAAGTCTCGAAGCCAAACGCCTCGCCGCCGGGCCAAAATCCGAGTGGGACGGGATGGATTATCAGTACGTCAGCAAGAAAATTGCCCCAACATTCAAGATTCCCAAAGGCGAACATTACGTCCGAGTGGAAAGTGGCAAAGGCGAGTTAGGGATCTTTATTATGGGTGACGATAATGTGTTCCCCTGGCGGTGGAAGATTCGCGCGGCTGATTTTAATAATGTCCAAATTTTACCGCACCTATTACGCGGCGTGAAGGTAGCCGATATCGTCACGATTTTGGGAAGTGTAGATATTATTATGGGTTCTGTCGATCGATAA
- a CDS encoding helix-turn-helix domain-containing protein, with protein sequence MNGQEREPRCVKESAEYLGLSVGTIYRLARLGEIAHHWEGRQLRCYTADLNEFLARPEVERRRLSTF encoded by the coding sequence ATGAACGGGCAAGAGCGAGAACCACGTTGTGTCAAAGAGAGTGCCGAGTATCTCGGTTTATCGGTTGGTACGATCTACAGACTGGCGCGGCTTGGCGAGATTGCCCACCATTGGGAGGGCAGACAGCTTCGCTGCTATACAGCAGATCTGAATGAATTCTTAGCTCGCCCCGAAGTCGAACGACGACGTTTGTCAACTTTTTAG
- a CDS encoding esterase/lipase family protein, with the protein MLPTVILPGYLESADVYLPLQQALTALGTPTTTVPLRKRDWLPTLGGRSMIPILRQLDRTVSAALVDNQAAQINLIGHSAGGWISRIYLGDIPYTIHGDVTEAEQLWNAKAKVANLITLGTPHISGERWTKKNLDFVNDNYPGAKHPEVRYVCVAGKSIYGEKKLGQWLAYSSYQQTCGEGNTWGDGITAIKAAHLTGAINIEIEGVKHSPRTPGIWYGSPAVLPQWTGYLS; encoded by the coding sequence ATGTTACCCACCGTTATTTTACCTGGCTACCTCGAAAGTGCCGATGTTTATCTGCCGCTCCAACAAGCTTTAACCGCACTCGGTACACCGACAACTACAGTACCACTGCGCAAACGCGATTGGTTGCCAACACTCGGCGGTCGATCGATGATACCAATTTTGCGACAACTCGATCGGACTGTCAGTGCCGCCTTAGTAGATAATCAAGCCGCACAAATCAATCTGATCGGACATTCAGCAGGCGGCTGGATTAGTCGGATTTATTTAGGCGATATTCCTTATACAATTCATGGTGATGTCACCGAAGCCGAGCAATTGTGGAATGCGAAAGCTAAAGTTGCCAATCTAATTACACTGGGAACTCCACATATTAGCGGCGAACGCTGGACTAAGAAAAATCTCGATTTTGTGAACGATAATTATCCAGGTGCCAAGCATCCCGAAGTCAGATATGTTTGCGTTGCGGGTAAATCGATCTATGGCGAAAAAAAGCTCGGTCAGTGGTTGGCATATAGTAGTTATCAGCAAACTTGCGGCGAAGGAAATACTTGGGGTGATGGAATTACCGCAATTAAGGCAGCACATTTGACTGGTGCGATAAATATTGAGATCGAGGGTGTCAAACATTCACCACGAACGCCTGGGATTTGGTATGGTTCGCCAGCGGTTTTACCGCAATGGACTGGTTATCTCAGTTGA
- a CDS encoding WG repeat-containing protein, with amino-acid sequence MKPSSFVALIGSLAINGFNTFHQPAVAEQLPPSRHIAEAVRPANASNSQTDSLVIARVGQKYGYKDANGKLVIPARFDNCYDFFDGLAAVEINGEWGYIDRSGELVIPAQFDRAGSFDGGLALIQLDEKWGYIDRQGEIAVTPIFEEAETFSEDLAKVKVGDKWGYINKRGTLVIAPIFDEVDSFHNDTAWIRIGKQVGYIDRTGKFLQ; translated from the coding sequence ATGAAACCCAGCTCCTTTGTGGCCCTGATTGGCTCGCTTGCAATTAATGGATTCAATACTTTCCATCAACCTGCTGTTGCCGAGCAACTTCCTCCATCTCGGCATATTGCTGAAGCTGTCCGTCCGGCAAATGCGAGTAATAGTCAGACAGATAGTCTAGTTATCGCACGAGTAGGCCAGAAGTATGGATATAAAGATGCTAACGGTAAGCTAGTAATTCCCGCTCGCTTTGATAATTGTTATGATTTTTTTGATGGATTAGCTGCTGTCGAAATCAATGGTGAGTGGGGTTATATCGATCGATCTGGAGAATTGGTCATTCCGGCACAATTCGATCGTGCTGGCAGTTTTGATGGTGGTTTAGCCCTCATCCAATTAGATGAAAAGTGGGGCTATATCGATCGACAAGGTGAGATTGCGGTTACGCCCATTTTTGAAGAGGCTGAGACTTTTAGTGAGGATTTAGCTAAAGTAAAAGTTGGCGATAAGTGGGGCTATATTAATAAAAGAGGGACTTTAGTTATCGCCCCAATTTTTGATGAGGTCGATAGTTTTCATAATGATACGGCTTGGATTAGAATCGGTAAACAAGTAGGTTATATCGATCGCACGGGTAAGTTTCTACAATAA
- a CDS encoding cytochrome b/b6 domain-containing protein produces MTATTGKEPGGQPTIVKIFHWVNIISLFGMIASGLQIYNANPVFGGREGWHIPWLITLGGWLAGGRNWHFALMWIYGINLLGYGIYIFWTRRWRDRFIATVDIKALQASRNIKRRNYAWHRLVYTSIIPILLLAIATGLAMYQPVQFYWLSSIFGDWQSLRTVHFMTVPLVLLFTFVHSSLALGIGEGKIASAFLEIKDIKIVQNKS; encoded by the coding sequence ATGACAGCTACGACGGGAAAAGAGCCAGGAGGACAACCAACGATCGTTAAGATCTTCCATTGGGTAAATATAATTAGCCTATTTGGGATGATTGCTAGTGGGTTGCAGATCTATAATGCAAATCCCGTGTTTGGCGGACGCGAAGGCTGGCATATTCCCTGGCTGATAACATTGGGAGGTTGGTTGGCTGGCGGACGCAATTGGCACTTTGCCTTAATGTGGATTTATGGCATCAACTTATTAGGCTACGGCATTTATATTTTTTGGACGCGCAGATGGCGCGATCGATTTATTGCTACTGTCGATATCAAAGCACTTCAAGCTAGCCGCAATATTAAGAGACGAAATTATGCTTGGCATCGGTTAGTTTATACGAGTATTATCCCAATCTTATTACTGGCGATCGCGACGGGTTTGGCAATGTATCAACCCGTCCAATTTTATTGGTTATCTTCAATATTTGGCGATTGGCAATCGTTACGAACGGTACATTTTATGACTGTGCCACTTGTTTTATTATTTACTTTCGTTCATTCTAGTTTGGCATTAGGTATCGGTGAAGGCAAGATTGCATCAGCATT